Proteins co-encoded in one Ruegeria sp. HKCCD4315 genomic window:
- a CDS encoding DUF1636 domain-containing protein gives MTETTPVELLVCTTCRRGLPIEDDAQRPGTLLHQALEQAELPEGITLKPVECLSNCDQGCSIVLRGGPDRWTFVYENLNEVDHVDVIVDGATKYLATEDGLVKWRERPEHFRKNCASRIPPIGA, from the coding sequence ATGACTGAGACCACACCGGTCGAACTGCTGGTCTGCACGACCTGCCGCCGCGGGCTGCCCATCGAAGACGATGCGCAACGCCCCGGCACTTTGCTGCACCAGGCATTGGAACAAGCCGAACTGCCTGAAGGCATCACCCTGAAACCTGTCGAATGCCTTTCGAACTGCGATCAGGGCTGTTCTATCGTGCTGCGCGGTGGCCCCGATCGCTGGACCTTCGTTTACGAAAACCTGAACGAAGTGGACCATGTCGATGTAATCGTCGACGGCGCAACCAAGTATCTGGCCACCGAAGATGGCCTGGTGAAATGGCGCGAGCGCCCTGAACATTTCCGCAAAAACTGCGCTTCGCGCATTCCCCCGATTGGAGCCTGA
- a CDS encoding precorrin-2 C(20)-methyltransferase: MSMGTIYGVGLGPGDPDLMSVRADRLLRNAKHVAFFRKPGRSGQARKIVNGMIPEGAVEFPMEYPVTTEIPVTDPRYNELLAAFYEDCTAHLKTLSEQGEDVVVLCEGDPFFYGSFMHLYNRLRHEAPVEVVPAITGMSGAWTATGDPITWGDDVLTVLVGTLPEDTLAERMAQTDALVVMKIGRNIDKVKRALKTSGLYDRAWIVEYAQMPNQTVTKLSEACEKITPYFSIIVVHGQGRRP, translated from the coding sequence ATGAGCATGGGCACGATATATGGCGTGGGGCTTGGCCCCGGCGACCCGGACCTGATGAGCGTCCGGGCGGATCGCCTGTTGCGCAACGCCAAGCACGTGGCTTTCTTCCGTAAGCCAGGCCGCAGCGGTCAGGCCCGCAAGATCGTCAACGGAATGATCCCTGAAGGTGCGGTGGAATTTCCGATGGAATATCCCGTAACCACCGAGATCCCCGTCACGGACCCACGTTACAATGAATTGCTGGCCGCGTTCTACGAGGATTGCACTGCCCATCTGAAAACACTGTCCGAACAGGGCGAGGACGTTGTGGTTTTGTGCGAAGGCGATCCGTTCTTCTATGGCTCGTTCATGCATCTTTACAACCGGTTGCGCCATGAAGCTCCGGTGGAGGTTGTGCCTGCAATCACCGGCATGTCCGGTGCGTGGACCGCGACAGGTGACCCGATCACATGGGGTGATGACGTACTGACCGTGCTGGTTGGCACCTTGCCGGAAGACACTTTGGCCGAGCGTATGGCGCAGACCGATGCGCTGGTTGTGATGAAGATCGGGCGGAACATCGACAAGGTGAAGCGGGCCTTGAAAACCTCAGGTCTTTATGACCGGGCGTGGATCGTCGAATACGCGCAAATGCCGAACCAGACGGTGACAAAACTGTCGGAGGCTTGCGAAAAGATCACCCCGTATTTCTCGATCATCGTGGTGCATGGCCAGGGACGGCGGCCATGA
- a CDS encoding cobalamin biosynthesis protein CobG, translating to MSAPIVQGWCPGAHRPMMSGDGLVVRVRPRLARLTADQALGLCDLADRFGNGSIDLTNRANLQLRGVEDYDHQPLLKELAALNLLDAEPGIEVRRNILVTPLYQAGDLTARLTQELIDRLAELPALPAKFGFAIDTGPARLLNADSADIRLETGVDGLILRADGCETGRPVTEADAIDHAIALAMWFSKTYTSETRRMARVIDSLPQEWQGHAPGPVGSKLQPGPCDLGALYGAAFGSLPARKLYDLIDDSGAAALRVTPWRLILLEGGAAIPATEFVTDASDPLMTTDACPGAPFCPQAQVETRDIARALAARIPGRLHVSGCAKGCARMGPADITLVGANGRFDLVKQGRAGDEPCQRGLDPETLMTMDFT from the coding sequence ATGAGCGCTCCTATCGTGCAGGGTTGGTGCCCCGGTGCCCATCGTCCAATGATGTCCGGCGACGGGTTGGTCGTGCGGGTCCGGCCCCGGCTGGCGCGTCTGACAGCGGATCAGGCATTGGGTCTGTGCGACCTTGCAGATCGGTTTGGCAACGGGTCGATCGACTTGACCAACCGTGCCAATCTGCAATTGCGGGGCGTGGAGGACTATGACCATCAGCCGCTGCTTAAGGAGCTTGCAGCGCTGAACCTTCTGGATGCGGAACCCGGCATCGAGGTGCGACGCAATATTCTGGTCACACCGCTGTATCAGGCCGGTGATTTGACTGCGCGCCTCACCCAGGAACTGATCGACCGGTTGGCAGAGTTGCCTGCCCTGCCCGCCAAGTTCGGTTTTGCCATCGACACCGGACCCGCGCGGCTTTTGAACGCGGATTCAGCGGATATTCGTCTGGAAACAGGCGTTGACGGCCTAATCCTGCGCGCCGATGGCTGCGAAACCGGGCGGCCCGTGACCGAGGCCGACGCCATTGATCATGCGATCGCGTTAGCCATGTGGTTTTCAAAGACATACACGTCCGAAACTCGCCGCATGGCGCGGGTCATCGACTCGTTGCCGCAGGAATGGCAAGGGCATGCGCCGGGTCCCGTCGGCTCAAAACTGCAACCTGGCCCATGTGATCTGGGCGCGCTGTACGGCGCAGCTTTTGGATCGCTGCCTGCGCGCAAACTTTATGATCTGATTGACGACAGCGGCGCGGCTGCCCTGCGTGTCACGCCGTGGCGGCTGATCCTGCTGGAAGGCGGGGCGGCGATACCCGCAACAGAGTTTGTCACGGACGCCTCTGACCCGCTGATGACCACCGACGCCTGCCCCGGCGCACCGTTCTGCCCGCAGGCGCAGGTGGAAACCCGCGACATCGCCCGTGCCTTGGCTGCGCGCATACCCGGACGCCTGCATGTCTCGGGCTGTGCCAAGGGCTGTGCCCGGATGGGGCCTGCCGACATCACATTGGTGGGCGCAAACGGACGATTTGATCTTGTAAAACAGGGCCGCGCAGGGGATGAGCCCTGCCAGCGCGGGCTCGACCCCGAAACACTCATGACTATGGACTTCACCTGA
- the cobW gene encoding cobalamin biosynthesis protein CobW, with protein sequence MSNLEKLPVTVITGFLGSGKTTLVKHLMQNPQGKRLAVVVNEFGDVGVDGDILKSCAIPDCPAENIMELANGCICCTVADDFIPTIEALMALEPRPEHILIETSGLALPKPLLKAFDWPDIRSKITVDGVIALADAEAVAAGRFAPNVEAVDAQRLADDSIDHETPLSEVFEDQISCADIILLTKPDLAGPEGVAKAKEVIASEAPRPLPVVEVAEGVVDVRVVLGLEAAAEDDMDARPSHHDGHHDHEHDDFESIIVELPEQTDPADLVAKIERLATELNILRVKGYAAVQGKPMRLLVQAVGTRVRHQYDRPWGPEEERRSRLVVIAEHDDIKEAEIHAILAGVTEAAE encoded by the coding sequence ATGTCGAATCTCGAAAAACTTCCCGTCACCGTGATCACCGGCTTTCTGGGCTCGGGCAAAACCACGCTGGTCAAACACCTGATGCAGAACCCGCAGGGCAAACGTCTGGCTGTTGTCGTCAACGAGTTTGGCGATGTGGGCGTGGATGGCGATATCCTGAAATCCTGCGCCATCCCGGATTGCCCTGCGGAAAACATCATGGAGCTGGCAAACGGCTGCATCTGCTGCACCGTCGCGGATGACTTCATCCCGACCATCGAGGCGCTGATGGCGCTGGAACCGCGCCCCGAGCACATCCTGATCGAAACCTCTGGCCTCGCCCTGCCCAAGCCGCTGCTGAAAGCGTTCGACTGGCCGGATATCCGCTCAAAGATCACTGTCGATGGCGTGATCGCTCTGGCCGATGCCGAGGCCGTCGCCGCCGGTCGCTTTGCCCCGAATGTCGAAGCTGTCGATGCCCAACGCCTCGCCGACGACTCGATCGATCACGAAACGCCCCTGTCCGAGGTGTTTGAGGATCAGATCTCTTGCGCCGACATCATCCTGTTGACCAAGCCTGATCTTGCAGGACCCGAAGGTGTGGCCAAGGCCAAGGAAGTCATCGCCTCCGAAGCACCGCGCCCCCTGCCTGTTGTCGAAGTCGCCGAGGGCGTTGTGGATGTCCGCGTTGTACTGGGTCTGGAAGCCGCAGCCGAAGACGACATGGATGCACGTCCGTCGCACCACGACGGTCATCACGATCACGAACATGACGATTTCGAAAGCATCATCGTCGAGTTGCCGGAACAAACCGATCCAGCCGATCTGGTCGCCAAGATCGAACGTCTGGCGACCGAGCTGAACATCCTGCGGGTCAAAGGTTATGCGGCAGTACAGGGCAAACCCATGCGCCTGCTGGTTCAGGCTGTGGGCACACGCGTCCGTCACCAATATGACCGCCCATGGGGACCAGAGGAAGAGCGCCGTTCGCGTCTGGTTGTTATCGCCGAGCATGACGACATCAAAGAGGCCGAAATCCACGCGATCCTCGCGGGCGTCACCGAGGCTGCCGAGTAA
- a CDS encoding precorrin-8X methylmutase — protein MPYTYETDGAAIYKESFATIRSEADLARFDADEEQVAVRMIHAAGMVGLEEFVHFSPGFVTAARTALENGAPILCDARMVSEGVTRFRLPADNEVICTLHDERVRPLAAEMSNTRSAAALELWRPHLEGALVAIGNAPTALFHLLNMLEDPDCPRPAAIIGCPVGFVGAVESKDALWEAQPVPSCIVKGRLGGSAITVAAVNAIASRAE, from the coding sequence ATGCCCTACACATACGAAACCGATGGCGCGGCGATCTACAAGGAAAGCTTTGCCACCATCCGGTCCGAGGCTGATCTGGCCCGTTTTGATGCCGATGAAGAGCAGGTCGCCGTCCGGATGATCCACGCCGCGGGCATGGTCGGGCTGGAAGAGTTCGTCCATTTCTCGCCTGGTTTTGTGACGGCTGCCCGCACGGCCTTGGAAAACGGTGCACCGATCCTGTGTGATGCGCGTATGGTCAGCGAAGGTGTGACCCGCTTCCGGCTGCCCGCCGATAACGAAGTGATCTGCACCCTGCACGATGAACGCGTGCGCCCTTTGGCCGCCGAGATGAGCAACACCCGCTCTGCTGCTGCGCTGGAACTGTGGCGGCCGCATCTGGAAGGCGCGCTGGTCGCCATCGGCAACGCACCGACGGCCCTGTTTCACCTTCTGAACATGTTGGAAGACCCTGATTGCCCGCGCCCCGCCGCGATCATTGGCTGCCCCGTGGGCTTTGTCGGCGCGGTAGAATCCAAGGATGCCCTGTGGGAGGCACAACCGGTGCCGTCCTGCATTGTCAAAGGTCGTCTGGGCGGCAGCGCCATCACCGTGGCAGCCGTCAACGCCATCGCAAGCCGGGCAGAATGA
- the cobN gene encoding cobaltochelatase subunit CobN: protein MHVVFRESHGLEETETPTDLGQSPADLVVLSFSDSDLGAFAAGWHRGGGTEGRMPTLRLANLTALKHPLSVDTYVEQTLDGAKGILIRLIGGVPYWSYGLQQVLALAQAKGIALAILPADGREDTRLDDYSTLPVSTLRRLAHLCDTGGEVAAQAALAQMALAAGLYAGPVMGAKTLPECGAWCPDRGVIPTDTAFEGDAKRIVVTFYRAYLTSADTAPVAALIRSLRARGFAAVGLFAPSLKAPTAADWLRETLGALTPAAIINATSFSGKGASGTSPLDAANVPVFQVALATSRRKAWAEAERGLSPADLAMHVVLPEVDGRISAGIASFKEPGKRDPHLEYSRFAHRAEAERIEAIIDRVSGWLHLNDKPKADQIPALVLSTYPGKDWQMAHAVGLDALASAEAMLCDLQNEGYDTAPAEPIAETLLDARISWPLDEYLQALTDLPEQLRTDLQTVWGKCEDDPAFADGAFHFTALRRGQALVALQPERGTPELRDDDYHDLSRTPRHSYVAFYLWLRKGLGADALIHIGAHGTLEWLPGKSVALSADCWPEALIRDLPVIYPFIVNDPGEAAQAKRRIGAVTLGHIPPPMKESGTPDRMVRLESLLDEFSNADGLDPKRRDRLQEDIRDEAQAIGLENDLGLDQATCTAEAITRIDRFVCDIKESQFGDGLHIFGRVPEVTGNFDPTASAHAERSALIDALAGKRIEAGQSGSPYRGRSDVLPTGRNLYTTDPRSVPTRAAYAQGVKLAEELVRRHLQEEGDYPKGLIVDLWGSATMRTAGEEFAMALHLLGVKPVWDKGSERVSGVEVLPITDLSRPRLDVTLRVSGLFRDVFPTLSALYGQAVRALSARDEAPDWNPYAGLAPTARVYGPAPGSYGVNMTQLSEVYTDEARAQAGEAWLEASSFALEGEHIAQDKDGITQRVANADSFVHLQDLTETDLLLANDYATHEAGFAAAKKITGGSVQLYHLDNTNPETPRARTLPEEISRVVHARAANPNWIAGMQRHGFRGAAEIAATLDHMASFAHLSGTVAPHLFDLYHDATLGNEEVDTFLQEANPLAHQAMQDRFRALLEAGLWNTRRNSIRADLEGLT from the coding sequence ATGCACGTCGTCTTCCGCGAAAGCCACGGGCTCGAGGAAACCGAGACCCCAACCGATCTGGGCCAAAGCCCGGCGGATCTGGTTGTTTTGTCCTTCTCGGACAGCGACCTCGGCGCTTTCGCGGCGGGCTGGCATCGTGGCGGCGGAACCGAGGGTCGAATGCCAACGCTTCGACTGGCCAATTTGACCGCTCTCAAACACCCTCTGTCCGTCGACACTTATGTCGAGCAGACGTTGGACGGCGCCAAGGGCATTCTGATCCGCCTGATCGGCGGCGTGCCTTACTGGTCCTACGGCTTGCAACAGGTTCTGGCGCTGGCGCAGGCCAAGGGTATCGCGCTTGCCATTCTGCCCGCGGATGGGCGCGAAGATACGCGGCTGGATGACTATTCCACCCTGCCCGTTTCAACGCTACGCCGTTTGGCCCATCTGTGCGACACCGGTGGCGAGGTCGCGGCGCAAGCGGCATTGGCCCAGATGGCCTTGGCAGCCGGGCTTTATGCCGGGCCGGTGATGGGCGCAAAGACCCTGCCTGAATGCGGCGCATGGTGCCCGGATCGTGGTGTAATCCCAACGGATACCGCGTTCGAAGGCGACGCAAAACGTATCGTCGTCACGTTTTACCGCGCCTACCTGACGTCGGCCGACACTGCCCCAGTCGCAGCTCTGATCCGCAGCTTGCGTGCGCGCGGATTTGCGGCAGTGGGCCTGTTCGCGCCTTCGCTCAAAGCGCCAACTGCTGCCGATTGGTTGCGCGAGACGCTTGGGGCGTTGACCCCCGCTGCCATCATCAACGCAACGTCCTTTTCGGGCAAAGGCGCGTCGGGCACGTCTCCGCTGGATGCCGCCAATGTGCCGGTGTTTCAGGTCGCTCTGGCCACCTCGCGCCGCAAAGCCTGGGCTGAGGCGGAACGCGGTCTCTCACCTGCCGACCTTGCCATGCATGTTGTCTTGCCCGAGGTAGACGGGCGGATTTCGGCGGGCATCGCTTCGTTCAAAGAACCGGGCAAACGCGATCCTCATCTGGAATACTCCCGCTTTGCCCACCGGGCCGAGGCCGAACGGATCGAAGCCATTATCGACCGGGTATCAGGCTGGCTGCACCTGAACGACAAACCGAAGGCGGATCAGATCCCAGCGTTGGTGCTGTCGACCTATCCCGGCAAAGACTGGCAGATGGCCCATGCGGTAGGTCTGGACGCGCTGGCATCTGCCGAGGCGATGCTATGCGATCTACAGAACGAGGGCTATGACACCGCGCCAGCAGAGCCGATTGCTGAAACACTGTTGGACGCCCGGATTTCATGGCCGCTGGACGAGTACTTGCAAGCGCTGACCGATCTGCCCGAGCAGTTGCGAACCGACCTTCAAACAGTTTGGGGCAAATGCGAAGACGATCCGGCCTTTGCAGATGGCGCGTTCCACTTCACAGCACTGCGCCGTGGTCAAGCTCTGGTCGCGTTGCAACCCGAACGCGGTACACCGGAACTGCGCGATGACGATTATCACGACTTGTCGCGCACGCCCCGTCACAGCTATGTCGCCTTTTATCTGTGGTTGCGCAAAGGTCTTGGTGCGGACGCGCTAATCCATATCGGTGCGCATGGCACTCTGGAATGGTTGCCCGGCAAATCTGTGGCCCTGTCTGCCGATTGCTGGCCCGAAGCGCTGATCCGCGACCTGCCAGTGATCTACCCGTTTATCGTCAACGACCCCGGCGAAGCCGCGCAGGCCAAGCGTCGGATCGGGGCCGTCACGCTGGGCCACATCCCACCGCCGATGAAGGAAAGCGGGACGCCGGACCGGATGGTGCGGTTGGAGTCGCTGCTGGATGAGTTCTCGAACGCAGACGGGTTAGACCCCAAGCGCCGCGACCGTTTGCAAGAAGATATCCGGGACGAAGCGCAGGCCATCGGGCTGGAAAACGATCTTGGCCTCGATCAAGCCACCTGCACAGCCGAGGCGATCACCCGGATCGACCGCTTTGTCTGTGACATCAAGGAAAGCCAATTCGGTGACGGGCTACATATCTTTGGTCGCGTGCCCGAAGTGACAGGCAATTTTGACCCAACGGCTTCGGCCCATGCCGAACGAAGTGCTCTGATCGACGCGCTCGCGGGCAAACGGATCGAGGCTGGTCAATCCGGCTCTCCGTATCGTGGGCGGTCGGACGTGCTGCCGACCGGGCGAAACCTTTATACTACCGACCCACGCTCGGTCCCGACCCGCGCAGCATATGCGCAGGGCGTCAAACTGGCTGAAGAACTTGTGCGCCGCCATCTGCAAGAAGAAGGCGATTACCCCAAAGGGCTGATTGTAGACCTGTGGGGCTCGGCCACCATGCGCACCGCGGGTGAAGAATTTGCCATGGCGCTGCATCTGCTGGGCGTCAAACCCGTTTGGGACAAGGGTTCCGAACGGGTGTCGGGCGTCGAAGTCCTGCCGATTACCGATCTCAGCCGCCCGCGTCTGGACGTCACCCTGCGCGTGTCGGGCCTGTTCCGGGATGTGTTCCCGACCCTTTCGGCGCTATACGGCCAAGCCGTTCGTGCTCTGTCTGCGCGTGACGAAGCACCGGACTGGAACCCCTATGCAGGCTTGGCCCCTACGGCCCGCGTCTACGGCCCGGCGCCCGGGAGTTATGGCGTCAACATGACCCAATTGTCCGAAGTCTACACCGACGAAGCGCGCGCCCAGGCGGGTGAGGCTTGGCTGGAAGCCAGTTCTTTCGCGCTGGAAGGCGAACACATCGCACAGGACAAAGACGGCATCACCCAGCGCGTGGCCAATGCTGACAGCTTTGTTCACCTGCAGGATCTGACCGAAACCGATCTGCTGCTGGCCAATGACTATGCCACGCATGAGGCCGGATTTGCGGCAGCCAAGAAAATCACCGGAGGTAGCGTGCAGCTTTACCATCTGGACAACACAAACCCCGAAACCCCCCGCGCCCGAACCCTGCCGGAAGAGATCAGCCGTGTCGTTCACGCCCGCGCCGCAAATCCCAACTGGATCGCAGGGATGCAGCGGCATGGCTTCCGGGGCGCGGCTGAAATCGCGGCGACGCTTGATCACATGGCATCCTTCGCCCATCTGTCCGGGACGGTCGCACCACATCTGTTCGATCTTTACCACGATGCCACTTTGGGCAACGAAGAAGTGGACACCTTCCTGCAAGAGGCCAATCCCCTGGCCCATCAAGCAATGCAGGACCGGTTCCGCGCGTTGCTTGAGGCCGGGCTTTGGAACACCCGTCGAAACTCGATCCGGGCGGATCTGGAGGGCCTGACATGA
- a CDS encoding NAD(P)-dependent oxidoreductase — protein MKVGFIGLGNVGGKLSGSLLRNGIDLTVHDLNADLVAAFVALGAKAAEGPAQLMRDCDAVITCLPSPAASDAVMQKMLPEVGPGKIWMEMSTTDEAEVKRLGAEVIERGGAAVDCPVSGGCHRAATGNISIFAGCDRATFERILPFLTTMGRRVLHTGELGSASVLKVLTNYLATANLITCAEALVTAKAAGMDLNTTYEAIKISSGTSFVHETESQVILNGSRDISFTMDLVKKDIGLFQEVADRAGVPLEMNPVMIKIFEDGIARYGDRELSPNIIKRLEEATGLDITAPGFPPEMEDDEPEEPGYEVVPQGRGSA, from the coding sequence ATGAAAGTAGGATTCATCGGGTTGGGAAACGTTGGCGGCAAGCTTTCGGGATCCTTGCTGCGGAACGGTATTGATCTGACGGTACATGATCTGAACGCGGATCTGGTGGCCGCGTTTGTCGCCCTTGGCGCAAAGGCAGCCGAAGGCCCGGCACAGTTGATGCGCGATTGCGATGCGGTCATCACCTGCTTGCCATCGCCTGCGGCGTCAGATGCGGTCATGCAAAAGATGCTGCCCGAAGTGGGCCCCGGCAAAATCTGGATGGAGATGTCGACAACCGATGAGGCCGAGGTCAAGCGTTTGGGGGCCGAGGTGATCGAACGCGGAGGCGCGGCAGTGGACTGCCCGGTTTCGGGCGGGTGCCATCGGGCGGCCACCGGCAATATCTCGATCTTCGCGGGATGTGACCGTGCGACTTTTGAGCGGATTCTGCCGTTTCTGACCACCATGGGACGGCGTGTTTTGCACACGGGTGAATTGGGCTCTGCCTCGGTTTTGAAGGTGCTGACCAACTATCTGGCCACAGCCAACCTGATCACTTGCGCCGAAGCGCTGGTCACGGCAAAGGCGGCGGGCATGGATCTCAACACGACATATGAGGCGATAAAAATCTCGTCCGGTACGTCCTTTGTGCATGAAACGGAAAGTCAGGTCATACTGAATGGTTCGCGCGACATCTCCTTCACTATGGACTTGGTGAAAAAGGACATTGGTCTGTTTCAAGAGGTAGCGGACCGCGCCGGGGTGCCTCTGGAAATGAATCCGGTCATGATCAAGATTTTTGAAGATGGCATTGCCCGGTATGGCGATCGCGAGCTGTCGCCGAATATCATCAAACGTCTGGAAGAGGCGACTGGTTTGGACATCACAGCCCCCGGTTTCCCGCCGGAGATGGAAGATGATGAACCGGAAGAGCCGGGGTATGAGGTTGTCCCGCAAGGCCGGGGCTCGGCGTAG
- a CDS encoding SLC13 family permease yields the protein MGVVCALLAFTVFLFVSEVVRIDLSAILVLVLVGLLSYAPGLENLADVPRLFDGFASNAVISIIAVMIVGAGLDKTGIMNKVAAVILKYGGKSESRVLPIISGTVGVISSFMQNVGAAALFLPVVSRISTRSGIPLSRLLMPMGFCAILGGTMTMVGSSPLILLNDLIQTANDGLPDNQKMQPFGLFSVTPIGAVLILTGIGYFLLLGRWVLPVQEGADNTGTGQGTQEYLQRVYGLKADVFEVVVPADSPLVGQILADINHENHLYIISTFYRGKTSMVQVLTAEIAAPCRLAIVGRRGEVEVFAKKFGLTVLPDLDVFVEEFAPTNAGVAEVVVTPDSKLIGKCPRELLFRKTYGMSLLAIHRGEETLSHVETDDHQSTQIGLEKFHAGDMLVAHTRWDNLMRITRDPDFVVVTSDFPQEELRPQKVGWALAFFAISICLILFTDVRLSLCLLTGAAGMMLSRVLSVDEAYRAVGWNTVFLLACLIPLGQAVQNTGTAAWIAQQIMVILDGWPLWSLQAGIAVLATAFSLVMSNVGATVLLVPLAVSIAVAAGGNPAVFALTVAISTSNSFIIPTHQVNALIMGPAGYKVMDFVRSGGIMTALFLVVSLVMINVMY from the coding sequence ATGGGGGTCGTTTGCGCCCTTCTCGCCTTCACAGTTTTCCTATTTGTGTCCGAGGTCGTCAGAATCGACCTTTCCGCCATACTGGTTTTGGTTCTTGTCGGCTTGCTAAGCTACGCACCCGGCCTAGAAAATCTGGCGGATGTGCCGCGTCTGTTTGATGGGTTTGCGTCAAACGCGGTCATTTCGATCATTGCGGTCATGATCGTTGGTGCTGGATTGGACAAAACCGGCATCATGAACAAAGTTGCGGCCGTTATTCTGAAGTACGGCGGCAAATCGGAAAGCCGCGTGCTGCCGATCATCTCGGGAACTGTTGGCGTCATTTCTTCCTTCATGCAAAACGTTGGCGCTGCGGCCTTGTTCCTGCCAGTTGTCAGCCGGATATCGACGAGATCGGGCATACCGCTGTCGCGCCTGCTTATGCCGATGGGGTTCTGCGCGATCCTGGGGGGGACGATGACGATGGTGGGGTCCTCACCGCTGATCTTGCTCAACGACCTGATCCAAACGGCCAATGACGGCTTGCCGGACAATCAGAAAATGCAGCCGTTCGGGCTGTTCTCGGTAACACCGATTGGGGCGGTGCTGATCCTGACAGGCATCGGGTACTTTCTGCTGCTGGGACGCTGGGTTCTTCCTGTGCAGGAAGGGGCCGACAATACGGGCACCGGTCAGGGCACACAAGAGTATTTGCAGCGGGTCTACGGGCTAAAGGCAGATGTGTTCGAAGTTGTTGTGCCTGCAGACAGCCCGCTGGTCGGGCAGATCCTGGCCGATATCAACCATGAGAACCACCTGTACATCATTTCAACTTTCTATCGTGGCAAAACGTCAATGGTTCAGGTTCTGACCGCTGAAATCGCAGCCCCTTGTCGGCTGGCGATTGTCGGACGGCGTGGCGAGGTAGAGGTTTTTGCGAAGAAATTCGGCTTAACAGTTCTTCCCGATCTGGATGTTTTTGTTGAGGAGTTCGCACCCACCAACGCCGGTGTCGCCGAAGTTGTCGTTACCCCCGACAGTAAATTGATCGGCAAATGCCCGCGCGAGCTTTTGTTCCGCAAGACATACGGTATGTCGCTTCTGGCTATTCACAGAGGGGAAGAAACGCTCAGCCACGTAGAGACCGATGATCATCAGTCCACTCAGATCGGGCTGGAAAAGTTTCATGCTGGTGACATGCTGGTCGCACACACGCGGTGGGACAATCTGATGCGGATCACCCGCGATCCGGATTTCGTTGTGGTCACAAGCGATTTCCCGCAGGAGGAATTGAGACCTCAGAAAGTCGGGTGGGCGCTTGCTTTTTTCGCTATTTCAATATGCCTGATCCTGTTTACCGACGTACGCCTTTCGCTTTGTCTTCTCACAGGGGCAGCTGGCATGATGCTGAGCCGCGTTCTCAGCGTGGATGAGGCTTACCGTGCCGTTGGATGGAACACTGTTTTCCTGCTTGCCTGCCTCATACCTTTGGGACAGGCGGTGCAAAATACCGGCACAGCCGCATGGATCGCACAGCAGATCATGGTCATTCTCGACGGCTGGCCGCTTTGGTCGCTTCAAGCGGGCATTGCTGTTCTGGCAACGGCGTTTTCATTGGTCATGTCGAATGTTGGCGCCACCGTTCTGCTCGTACCGCTGGCTGTGTCCATTGCAGTGGCTGCCGGAGGCAACCCTGCAGTCTTTGCGCTGACCGTTGCCATTTCCACCTCGAACAGCTTCATCATCCCGACCCATCAGGTCAATGCGCTGATCATGGGTCCGGCAGGGTACAAGGTCATGGATTTCGTCCGTTCAGGCGGCATCATGACCGCGCTGTTCCTTGTCGTTTCATTGGTGATGATCAACGTTATGTACTAG